Within the Solwaraspora sp. WMMA2056 genome, the region GTCATGTCGATCAGGTGCAGCGGCTGGCCGGTGATGGTCTCCGCCGCCGACACCAGGTCGGCGAGGTCGTCCGGCAACGTGTCCGTGTCGATGAGGACGAGCGGGGATCTCCGCCGCCCCAGGAACTGGTCGATCAGCAGGAGGGAGAGCGCGTCCCGCTCGATGGTCTCGTTGAGTGCGTGGACCGCCGCCTCGACCGGGTCGGTGCCCGCCGCCCAGCCGTTGTTGCAGGAGTAGCGGCTCACCCCGGTGTAGTCGTAGCGGTCACCGAGGTTCTCCCGCAGCGGGTCGGCCTCCTCGTCGAGGTAGTCCGGCACGGACAGGAACAGCGGTACGTCGACCTCGGCGCCGCTGGTCAGCACCCGGAAGGGCAGGCACCCCATCGGTCCGTCGGGCAACTCCCCGAGCAGGCCGAGCGCCACGTCCCGTCGGAGCGTCGCATCGCGGGAGATCTCACCAGCGTGGCGCAGCGTCGTCCCGCCGCCGGCGAGGCCCTGCAGCCCGCTGAGGTGGTGTTCCAACGCCTCGAAGATCGCGCCGACCTGCGCCGCCGCCGAACTTCCCTTGCCGAGTCCCAGCCCGCTGGGCACCGGGTCGTCGCCCCGCCACAGCGTCGCCGTCCAGACCGCCGGGTCGCCGTCGAGCACCGCCGTGCAGTCGACCCGGAGGTCGAGTTCGGTTGCCGCCGCGGTACCCCGCTGGTGGGCCTCGGGCAGACTCAGCGTCCGCTCACCGTCCTGAACCACCGGGCCGGCCGCAAGATCTGTCCTCGACATCGCTCCACCTCCGACTGAACGCACCGACGCTGCGGGTTGCGGGTGGGCCGGACGGGCACCCCGCCCGGCCCTGTGACGTCGACTCAGCCGGCGGACTCGACCGCCGCCACCTCGGAGTCCTGGTCACGCTCGGTCAGCTCGTCGAGGGTCCGCTGCTCGGTCTCGGCGAGTTCCGGCTTGTCCTTCTGCGGCCGGTAGATCGCGTCGTGCAGTCCCATGTGCTTCCTCCTTCATCGAGAGGTGCCTTGGTCAAAGATTCGTGTACACCGATAGATATCCGATACCTGGTTGATATATCCGCAGGCG harbors:
- a CDS encoding YcaO-like family protein; translation: MSRTDLAAGPVVQDGERTLSLPEAHQRGTAAATELDLRVDCTAVLDGDPAVWTATLWRGDDPVPSGLGLGKGSSAAAQVGAIFEALEHHLSGLQGLAGGGTTLRHAGEISRDATLRRDVALGLLGELPDGPMGCLPFRVLTSGAEVDVPLFLSVPDYLDEEADPLRENLGDRYDYTGVSRYSCNNGWAAGTDPVEAAVHALNETIERDALSLLLIDQFLGRRRSPLVLIDTDTLPDDLADLVSAAETITGQPLHLIDMTSDLGVPAIFAYLPTRDGGPARIRGCGASLSRHYAIARAVSELVQVHLASSLGNIHSAFAAMTPVRHDWTRPYPALHACYRSDFSTRLDDATVVPYRDTEAPATAAGHFDALVDALSRRGFTPLQRDHYVTGNLAVVNIFVPGLERFMLVTDGQVVVPGARGMAVRNNGVRPGPVNDTR